The following proteins come from a genomic window of Miscanthus floridulus cultivar M001 chromosome 2, ASM1932011v1, whole genome shotgun sequence:
- the LOC136539052 gene encoding uncharacterized protein, which translates to MEAAARRPRILTEIDPHSEGMHGRDFDALVVDVTRFRKDQLKVQVEPSGSLKVSGERAVDGGGGRQWCHFTKRFDLPAGCCDVNDDAAAITVQLDKGMLYIQVPRRQSAAWWGTDTEQQPAVAEVYEDALRGSEDETSDDGHGHGHGGGWNVGRVVAARRDGEHHSLRRLARGVSRHRQVLLNYLYSVVNLYLLSLA; encoded by the exons ATGgaagcggcggcgcggcggcctcGCATCCTCACCGAGATCGACCCGCACAGCGAGGGGATGCACGGGCGCGATTTCGACGCGCTCGTGGTGGACGTCACAA GGTTCCGCAAGGACCAGCTGAAGGTTCAGGTGGAGCCGTCGGGGAGCCTCAAGGTCAGCGGCGAGCGCGCCGTCGACGGGGGTGGCGGCAGGCAGTGGTGCCACTTCACCAAGCGGTTCGACCTCCCCGCAGGCTGCTGCGACGTCAACGACGACGCCGCCGCGATCACCGTCCAACTCGACAAGGGCATGCTCTACATCCAGGTGCCGCGCCGGCAGAGCGCCGCCTGGTGGGGCACCGACACCGAGCAGCAGCCAGCGGTGGCGGAGGTGTACGAGGACGCGCTGCGGGGATCAGAGGACGAGACCAGCGAcgatggccacggccacggccacggcggcggctgGAACGTCGGCCGCGTGGTGGCGGCGCGGCGAGACGGCGAGCATCACTCGCTGCGGCGGCTCGCCAGGGGCGTCAGCAGGCACCGGCA AGTTTTATTAAATTATTTGTATTCTGTTGTCAAT